The genomic stretch TCGCCCGGGACGTTGTTGTTCGCCAGCATGGCGACCTTGTCGGCCTCGAGCTCGGGGGCGAGCATGACCTGCACGCTCGCGACGTGACCGACGAACAGCACGGACCCCTGCGCGGAGCGTGGCGCGACTGGCCGCAGGCGGAAGCCACCGCCGCACCCCGCCAGCGTGGCGAGCACCAGGGCCAGGCCGAGGGGCGCGAGGTAGGACACGGATGGCGTGAGTGGGTGGCGTGCGTGCATGGGGTCCTCTGGGACGGGGAAGCAGGACGACGGGAGTGAGAAGCGAACGAGTGTACTACGCATGGTGCGCGGGGGCGCCTGATACAGTGCGCGTATGCGCGTCGAAGACACCCTCCGCATCCACGAGCTCTTGTTCGCGTACAGCGACGCCATCGACCAGCAGCGCTTCGATGCGCTCGCCGACGTGTTCACGGTCGACGCCGACATCGACTTCCGCCAGACCGGTGGACCACGGCACCAGCTCGCTGAGATGCAGGTGTTCCTGGCCCAAGAGCTCGCGCGCTACCGTCGCCTGCAGCACTTCATCAGCAACGTGCGGGTGCGCTTCGACGAGCGCGACGCCACGCGCGCGTCCGCACGCTCGTACGTGCTGGCGCAGCACGGCTACCTCGCCGACGGCAAGATGCGCTTCTTCCAGCTGGGCGGCGAATACGAAGACGCGCTGTCCCGGCGCGACGAGGGGTGGCGGATCGCGGCGCGCACCCTGCACCTGCGCTGGCTCGACGGTGAGCTGCCTCAGTCCTGACAGCCGCTGCCCTGCTGCTGGGTGACCTCGCCGCGCAGGGAATCTTGGTAGGCCAGCCAGCGTGCGATGACGTCGTCCGCGAGCCCGTGCTCGCGCGCCGTGTCCTCGAGCAGCTTGCGGCGCCGCATGAACTGCCCGCCCAGGATGGCGTGCGGGCCGTGCGCGGTGCGCAGGGGGCGCCCCTCGTACACCACCGGCGCGCCGAAGTAGTGCGCCGCGTGCTGGTACTCGAAGCGCTTCACACGCGCGCGGTCTGCGCGGCGGAAGTGGAAGCCGATCATCATGTCGTCGAAGCAGCGGTCCACGAACGCGTCGATCAACGGTCGCAGGCGCGCCTCGCCGCCGAGCTCGTCGAACTCACTGGCTGGCACCGAACACTCTCTGGTTCAGCTCGCCGATGTGCGCTGCCGGGAGCTGCCGCTCCGCCGCGCTGTCGAGGTAGCCGCGCAGCATCAGGCGCGTCTGCTCACCCACCTTCGTGAAGTGGTAGCGGAGGTACAGCTCGGCGTCGAAGGGCGCGAGCCAGGTGGCTCCATAGGAGATGAGGGAGAACAGCGGTCGCCGGAGGAGCGGGCGGAACCAAGGGGCGGGCACACCCAGCTCGGCCCCCACCAGAGTCAGCGCCTCTCGCGCCGCGCCTGCCGCGAGCGTCAGCCAGTCGCCCTTCCGTAGCGACGCCATCCGCCAGCCGGCGCCCTCCAGCGCGACCACCATGGGCATCATCAAGCACGAGCTGAACGCCAGGCTCACGCGCGCATCGGCGACCACGCCAGCAGGACACCCGCCGCGTCGCAACAGATCCGAGACGGCTCGCACACGCGTCGGCGTGGCGCCGCTGAACTTGCTCGGCGACAGACGCGGCAGCACGTAGGCGACGCCGGGTGGGTCGACGTTCTCCCCGGGCAACGGCGCCTGATACGCGATCATCCCGATCAGTCCGTCGACCACCTGCTCGCGCGGCAGGTGCTGATCGAGCAGCGCGCGCACCTGCATGCCGGGCAGCATGCACACCAGCGACGTCTTCGGCGCGCGGGCCACCGCCGCGAGCGCGCCATCCAGCGCTCCGGACGTGAGGGCGTTGGTCGGCACGCACAGCCAGACCTGGTCGTAGCCGTCCGCCAGCGCCTCCACGTCGTGCTGGACGTGCGTCGGACGCAGCGCTTGCGGGCTGCGGCTCGGCAAGCGGTAGAGGGGCACGCCCGCCTCGAGCTCGGCCACGTATCGCTCCCGCACGAAGTAGGTGACCTCGGCGCCAGCCGCGAGCATGTGCAGCCCGTACACCTGCCCAACAGCCCCGCCCCCGACGATGGCGACCCGCGCGCTCATGCGGTCACACCTGGGTGTCTCGCACGCCGTAGCGCTTGGCCAGCTCGCGCAGATGATAGCGCGTGAGCCCCGCCGCCTGTGCGCTGCGCGTGATGTTCCCGCCGTACTTGTCCAGGAGAGCCTTCAGGTACGAGGCCTCGAAGGCGTCCGTGATGCGCTGCTTGGCTTCCTTGAACGGCACGCCCTCGTCCACCAGCTCCTCGGCGCGCCCGCCCGGGAGCGTCATGGGCGGAGACTTCTGGCTGGCGGGCACGAAGTCCGAGCGGTCCAGCTCGAAGCCGTCGGCCAAGGACGCGGCGCGCTCGACCGTGTTCTTCAGCTCGCGCACGTTGCCAGGCCACGGGTAGGCCTGCAGCCTCCGCATGGCTTCCTCGGTGGCAGAGAACTCGCGCTCCTCCCCCGGGAAGCGGCGCCCCGCGAAGTCGTCCAGGAAGCCGCGCACCAAGAGGGGGATGTCCTCCGGGCGCTCGCGCAGTGAGGGGAGCTCCACCTGCACCACGCTCAGGCGGTAGTAGAGGTCCTCGCGGAACGTGCCCTCGTTGACCATCTGCCGCAGGTCACGGTTGGTGGCGGCGACGACGCGCACGTCGACGGGCAACGTCTTCTGCCCGCCCACGCGGCGGATCTCGCGGTTCTCCAGCACACGCAGCAGCTTGGGCTGCATGTCCAGCGGGAGCTCGCCGATCTCGTCGAGGAAGATGGTGCCGCCGTGCGCCTGCTCGAACGATCCGCGGTGACGATCGCTCGCGCCCGTGAACGAGCCGCGCTCGTGTCCGAACAACGTGCTCTCCACCAGCTCACGCGGGATGGCGCTGCAGTCCTGTACCACGAGCGGTTGAGCGGCGCGCTTGGACGCGCGGTGGATGGCGCGGGCGACCAGCTCCTTGCCCGTGCCGGTCTCGCCGCGCACGAGCACGGTCAGGTCGCTGGGAGCCACCTTCTCGAGCACGGCGAAGATCTCGCGCATGCGCGTGCTCGTGCCCACCAGGTCGTAGAACGTCTCGTTGCCGCTCAGGGCGATGTCGATGCTGCCCTCGAGCGGGTCGAAGCGCAGCTGGGTCTGGCCGACGGTGAACAGCGTGCCTTGACGCAGCCACACCTCGCGGATGCGCAGGTCGCCCACGCTCGTGCCGTTGGTGGAGTCGAGGTCACGCAAGAGCACGCCCTTCTCGTCCGCCACCAGCTCGCAATGGGTTCCGCTCACTGCTTTGTCGGACAGCACCAAGTCGCAGATGACGCTCCGCCCGACGGTCACCCGCTCGCGGTCCACCACCAGCTCGGCCCCCTTGTTGGGCCCACTCACCACGGTGACGCGGCTGCGTCGCAGACGCCGAGACGTGAGCCCCGGATCCGCGAACACGCTGGTCAGCATGGCGGGGTCGACGCTCATTCCGCGCAGTCCTGACGGATGGCTCGCATGGCCGCAGCGTAGTCGGATGCCGCGAAGACCGCACTCCCCGCGACGAGGACGTCGGCGCCTGCCGCGACGACCTGGCGTGCCGTGCCCACCTTCACCCCCCCATCCACTTGGAGGTCCGTGTCGAGCTCACGTTCGTCGATCATGCGCCGCAACCGCTCGAGCTTGGGGAGCACGGCCGGGATGAAGGACTGGCCACCGAAGCCGGGGTTGACGCTCATGACGAGCACGAGGTCGCACAGGTCCAGCACGTATCCGAGGCACCCCTCGTCCGTATGAGGGTTGAGCGAGACGCCGGCGCGCTTTCCCAGCGCGCGGATCTGTTGGAGCACGCGGTGGAGGTGCGGGCAGGTCTCGGCGTGTACCGTGATGACGTCTGCCCCGGCCGCCGCGAAGTCTTCCACGTAGCGCTCAGGCTCGACGATCATGAGGTGACAGTCGAGCACCTTGGTGGTGACCGGACGCAGCGCCCGGACGACGGGCGGACCGAACGTGATGTTGGGCACGAAGCGGCCGTCCATCACGTCCAGGTGGATCCACTCGGCGCCGCCTTCGTCGACACTCCTCACCTCCTCGCCCAGTCGGGCGAAGTCGGCAGCGAGGACGGAGGGAGCGAGGCGGAGCGGCTTCGAAGAGCGTGGCACGCAGGTAGAATCCACGCTGGCCCACGCGTGTCAACCACCACCCCCCCGCCCCACCCCGGAAAACAGGCGACTTGCGGATTTCTGGACGCTCCCGGGGCGTTTGGCTATGGGAACGACACCACGATGCTTGAGCACGGATCAGATTGGCCGAAACGGCCTCCCGACGGTCGGACGTTGGTGGCCTGGGCACGACGACGAGCCGACACCAACGCATCCGCGAGGAGGCGCGACGTCGCACGCGGGTGGCTGGTGGCCACCCTGGCGCTCACGGCGCTCGTGCCGACATCGGCTGCTGGCCAGGTCGAGGCCCCGAGCGGCGTCCTGGACGAGGCCACGACGGAGCGCGCCCGCGAGGACACGCTCGAGACGGCGCGCGGCATCGCCATGGGGTCGGGCTCACGCGCGACGGCCACGGGGACTTCGGCGCTGGCCTACAACAACGCCAATCTGGCGCTCCTGCGCCTGTACCACGTCGAAGCTGGCTTCCAGTACATCACGGGGCGCAACGCGTTCACCATCGGGTCTGCCGTGGCCGACTCGATCAGCAGCGCCCTCGCGGCCGGGTTCAGCTTCCGCGGGTTCTTCGGGAACGGGCGTGACTACAACGGATGGGACGGACGGCTGGGCCTCGGCATGGCGCTCGCGCCAGCCATCTCCCTGGGCCTGGGCGCGCGGTTCCTGCGCATGAGCCCGCGTGACCGAGACGACAACGACACGCCCATCGGAGAGCACGCGCGGGGCTTCACGCTCGACGCGAGCGCGACGGTCACGCCCATCGAGTGGCTCCACTTCTCGGTCTTGGCCTACAACCTGATCGACCTCGACTCCGCGCTGGCCCCCGTTCAGATTGGAGGCAGCCTCGGCGCGTTGGTGTCCGACTTCGGCCTGGCCGTGGGCGCGGACGTGCTCGTCGACATCAGCACGTTCTCCTCGCCACGCGTGCTGGGCGGCTTCGGCCTCGAGTACACCATCTCGGACATCGTCCCCGTTCGGCTCGGATACCGTCGCGACGGTGGCCGCGACGTCCACACGCTGACCCTCGGCGCGGGCTACTTCGACTCGAAGTTCGAGGTCGACTTCGCGCTTCGGCACGACCTGCGCGCGCGCGCGCGGCGGCAGACCGAGCTCATGCTGACGGTGCGCTACAACGTGCAGTAGCCCCGAGGGTCGTCGTTTCGTTCACAAGCTGTGGATAACCTGTGAGCCACGCGCGGGGTAAGCCACAGGGTGTGATCTGAACGTCTGCACAGCGCCGCGGAGGATGCGCTTGATGGCTCGAATGGAATCGCCACGCGAGTCATCCACATGTCACACAGGTGATCCACAGCGTCTCTCGGAGGCTCTCGGAGAAATCGCGGATCCACCTTGTTTTATGGTCGATTTCTCGATCACGACACCCCCGTAGCGCGTCACCTCTGCGCACACGCGGACCCCTCGAAAGAAACTTGTGAGCGAATCGTTCGCGATCCTCGTGAGTTAGGATTTTCCTCCAACGAACCCGTAGACGCTCGATTCGGGGACTGCTAGTTTCGCTTTCCCTTCGGTGGGGATGTCCAGAGTGGCAGCCGCCGGGTAGCAAACCACTCTCCTCCCGAACAGCAAGTAAGACGTGGCGAACACTCTGTGCTCCATGTGTGGGTAACTGCGTGCATCGTCTTGCAATGTGAAGGTATTTGCCCATGAACGACCTGTGGGAATCGACGCTGCTACGTCTCCAAAAGACGATCTCCCCCGAGGCCTTCGAGAGCTGGATCGCCGACATCGAGTTCGGTGGTCTCCTCGACGGTCAACTGACGCTGCGCGTGCCCAACAGCTTCCAGCTCGAGTGGGTCCACAACAACTACGAGTCGCTGGTGCTGGACCTGTGCCGCGAAGAGGCGCGCTACACCAACCACGCGGCCCCCACCGCCATCGTGTGGACGGTCGACGCCGACCTGCAGGCGCGCGCCACCGCCGCGCGTAGCGCCGAGCCCGCGCCGCCACCCGCGCAACGCCCGCCCCTCCAGGGCGCGAACGGTCGCCCATCGACGCCCGCGGCGGGCATCCAGGTGGCGCGCCCGAGCTTCACGTCGCAGTCGTCGCTGCCGCAGCCGCCGCCGGTCGCGGACCTCAACCCGATGTACAGCTTCGACAACTTCGTCGTCGGGCCCAGCAACCAGCTCGCGCACGCGGCCAGCGTGGCCGTCGCGTCGTCGCCCGGCACCCGCTACAACCCGCTCTTCATCTACGGCGGCGTCGGTCTCGGCAAGACGCACCTCGTGAACGCCATCGGCCACACCGTGCTCGCCAACAACCCGGGCGCGAGCATCCTCTACCTCTCGGCCGAGCGCTTCACGAACGAGTTCATCTGGTCGCTGCAGAACCACCGCATCGCGCAGTTCCGCGAGCGCTACCGCAGCGGGTGCGACGTGCTGTTGATGGACGACATCCAGTTCCTGGCCGGCCGCGAGCAGACGCAGGAAGAGTTCTTCCACACGTTCAACGCGCTGCACCACGCGAACAAGCAGATCGTGGTCACGTCCGACGTCTACCCGCAGCAGATCCCCGAGATGGAGGAGCGCCTCATCAGCCGCTTCCAGTCCGGCATGGTCGCCGACGTGCAGGCGCCCGAGGTGGACACGCGCGTGGCGATTCTCCAGACCAAGGCCGCCGGCGAGGGCATCCAGCTCAGCCAAGAGGTGGCCCACTTCCTCGCGCAGGTGGTGAAGAGCAACGTCCGCGAGCTCGAAGGCACGCTCACGCGCTTGGCTGTCTTGGCCGAGCTCCGCAGCCGCCCCATCGACATGGAGCTGGCGCGCGAGGCCACGCGGACGGTCATGCCGCAGATGGACCAGGTCACCAGCGTGGAGGACATCCAGCGCGCCGTGTGTGAGTACTTCGGCGTGCGCATGGCGGACCTCAAGGGCAAGAAGCGCACGCGCTCCGTCAGCCACCCGCGCATGATCGCGATGTACCTGTGCCGCGAGCGCCTGGGTACCAGCTACCCGGACCTCGGCAGCCGCTTCGGGGGCAAGGACCACACGACGGTCCTCAGCGCCTACAAGAAGATCGGCCGCCTGCTCGAGGAGAACGACGACAAGGTGTTGGACGCCATCACCGCCGTCGACCGCAAGCTCGGGCTCTGAACGTCGGGCGCTGCACGGGTGGGGCGCAGCGCCCACGCTGCGTGACGGGAGCCCGCGCGCAGCGTCTGAAAGAAGTTTGAGCCGGTCGCCGACGAGGCGCGTTCGGGAGGTGAAAGGACACTCACCATGACCCGTACCCTCCTCACCTCTCTCCTCCTCGCCCTCACCCTCTTCGCTGGCACGACGCCGCTGGGCGTCTCCTCCGCGCGTGCCTGCGGAGACTATGGCGACTTCCAGCTCCTCCGCGTCCAGGAGGTCGAGCACGCCGTCGACCTCCACTTCTCGTCGGCTCGGCGCGGGGTGCACGTCGAAGCCATGTGGGGCACCTCCATCCGAGACGGGAACGCCAGCACGATGGTGCGCTTCGCGCGCCGCGGCGTGACGTACGACCAGCGCATCGTAACCGCTGCATAAACCCGCTCTCGTCGAGCGCGGAGGACCGCCTCACACTGGGCTCATGCTTCCGGCGATCAGCTCGACGCGCTCAGGCGCGGTCCTCCGCGGGCGACTCTTCGCCCGGGCGGCGCAGCGGAATGGGGTCGGGCACGGTGATCCATCCGACCTCGGCCGCGAGCTCGGCGGGATCCAGTCGGGCGCGCGTCTGGTTCCAGACGAGGGGCGCGAGCTCGAGGTAGCGGTCCTCGGGCCAGCATGGGAGGACGCGGATCAGGTCGCGGATGTACTCGCGGGGGTTCAGGTGGTGGAGCTTGGCGGAGGCGATGAGCGTGAGGTGCGCCCCGGCGTTCTCGGCGTGCTTGGTGCTCCCGGCGAACAGGGCGGCGTCGCGGATGCGGACCACCTTGCGCAGCTCGCGTTCGCTCCAGTTGTTGTCGATGCGCAGGCGCCCGTCGGTCAGCACGGCGCGGAGCGGCCCCTCCTGACGGACGACGTATCCCAGCGCAGCGCGGGCAGGTCCGCGGCGCTTCTTCTCGCGCTCGTAATGCTGCTTCGCGAAGTCGACGAACTCGTCGATCAAGGGCGCGAGGTGCTGCAGGCGCCGCGCCTTGATGGTGGACGGTGGAGGCTTGCCGGCACGGCAGCGCCGCTCGACCTCGAAGATCTTGTGCAGATACACGAGCCCCTCGCGCCCTATCGCGAGCTTCGCGAACGCGGCCTCGAAGAACTTCCTTCGCGCGTGCGACCAACACCCCACCTCGGTGGGCAGCTCGTCGTCGGGCGCGTCAGGGTCAGCGGGCCGAAAGAGCGCGTTGTACACGCTACACGCGTCGGCCTGGATGTGGCCGCCGTAGCCTTTGAACAGCGTGACGACGTCTTCGCTGCGCTGGCGCTCCGTGAAGTTGAACAGGATGTGGTCGCGGTCCGCGATGCGCACGAAGTAGTGGCCCTTGCGACAGGGCCGCCGTGGGCCGTCGTCGAGCTTGCCCGGTTGCACCGCGAAGCCCGTGGCGTCGGTGGCGATGCAGAACGCGCTCATCAACGCGTCCCGCTCCATGGCGGCGACGATGGTCTCGTTGAAGCGCGAGCCGAGTTGGTCGAGCCAGCGGCTCATCGTGCCCCGGTCGAGCGAGACGCTCTCGAAGAGCAGCTCCTGCTCCTGACGGTAGAGCGGGAGGCCTTTGCTGAACTTGTCGGTGATGACCTCCGCCAGCACCGACGGCGCCGCGAGGCAGCGCGGCAGCAGCTCGGGCGGCATGTCCGCCGTGAACAACTCGGTGCGCCCGTTCTCGTCAGGGAGCGTGGCGTAGGTCGTACGGAGGATCTCGACGTGGATGTACTCGGCGGGCTTGCGTCCGAGCTTGTGGCTGGCCTCTGGCTCCGGCAGGCGACGGGCTAGCCCGTCGTCAACGAGCTTCTCCATGTGTGGATCCGTCAGCGACACGGTCTCCTTGCGCAGCCCCATCTCCTCTACCCGACGACGCCCGGTGGACTTCGACCGGCGCTTCTTCTTCGCCTCCGGGTCGTTGCTGTCACCGCTCTCATCGCTCGGGTCATCGTCGCTCTCGGACGGGTTGCCCATGGCACCCGCGAGCGCGTCCAACTTCTGCGTCAGCGTCTCGAACTCGAGCTGCAGCTGCGTGGTGTCTGCACGCTCTGCGGACGCGATGAAGATCTTGCGCTTGAGTAGCTTCAGCTCCAGCTGCAGCTGCATGTACGCCTCGCGCAGCGCCTCGTACTGCGCCGCCTGCTTGGCAATCTGCGCCGCTGCGGCATCGAGCTTGGCCTCGCGCGCAGCAAGTGCCGCGTCGCGTGCGGCAAGCTCAGCGTCGCGTGCGGCGAGTTCGGCGTTGCGCTCCGCGAGCGCGGCCACGAGCTTGTCCACGAGCTCGCCGCGCTCTCCGGTCAACGACTCGAGGTCTGCCTTCGTCGCCATCGCTGGGTCGACTCATAGGATCTAGGATCCCGCTTGTCCATAGCCAGATCCGAGATTCTTCACGCACGCGCACGCTATCGGATCAATGCACCGACGGAGTGGTGTTGCGCTTCGCACGCGCGCGCGGAGGAGGCAGCTCTATGCCGTCTAGCAGCACGTCCAGCTGGTCCTCGCTCAGCTCCACCACGCGTCCTTCGTCGATGGGCTCGGGGAGCTGGAAGCGTCCACGGTCGAGGCGCTTGTAGAAGATGCAAAGGCCCGTGCCGTCCGCGAAAATCGCCTTGAGGGCGGTGCGCCGACGGTTGAAGAAGATGAAGAGTCCACCGGTGCGCGGCGAGCGGCCGACGCGTTCCTGCACCTCGCCTGCAAGGGTGTCGAAGCTCTTGTGCAGGCTCACCGGGTCGAGCGCGACGAACACCTCGATATCGGCCGGGATCATCGCACCACCTCCGGGCGCTCGAGCACCGCGAGCACGCGCGACAGCGTCTCCTCGTCAAACCCGCGCTCCACCTCCACGCGCACCGCCCCAACCGACAGCCGCACCCCGGTGCCGCGCGTCACGGACGTGGCCGTCACCGTCGGCCGCGTCGGACGCACCAGAGCCATCCGAATCTCCGCGCCTGACTTCGCGATCTTTCGCGCCGCCTTCTTCTCGTCCTGCATCCGCGCCGACCACGACCAGAGCCGGGTCACATTCAGGCCGCGCGCCTCGCAGTACGTCCGCGCCGTCTCCCCGCTCGCTCGCCACGCACGCACGTGATCGGGCCATTCACCCTGGAGTCTCTTCATCCCCCGAGCGTGGGGCTCGCTCCGCATCTCGTGAAGAGCGGGTCCATGCAGCGGTTACGCGCATCGAGCTCACGTTCAGCGCGGACGGGTGGCACGTCACGCGTGGCGGCCAGCTGGTGCGCGTGGGGTGACCCGCGCACCCCGGACGACCCCAGCCGGCCTACCCGTCCCGCTCGTCCTGTGTGCGCAGCAACCCTCCCACGCTCACGTCGAAGCGGCTGCGCACCAGGTCGAGGATGCTCTCCAGCTCCGACACGGGCAGCGCCAGCTGTGCGCCCAAGTGGCGCTTGGTCTCCGTGGCGACCTCCTCGCGTGCCGCAGCGAGCTGTCGCACGACGGTCGCGCGCGACACGCCGTACATGCTCGCCAGCTGAGGCAACGTCACACGCTCGACGAAGTGCAGGCGCAGCAGGTTGCGCTCACGCGCGCCGAGTCCGCGGATGGCGCGCTCGAAGCTGGCACGAAACGCCGGGCGGTACTGTGCCTTCAGGATGGCGCGCTCGGGATCCAGTGCGTCGATGTCGTCCGCGGCGCGCTCGTCGTCGACGGCGTCCGCCTCGCGGCGCGTCTTGCGCAGCATGCTGATGGCGGTGCGCGTGGCGCTGACCTTGATCAAGCCGCGCAGCGAACCACGCCCAGCGTACTCCACCAGCTTGGGTGTGGGCCCCAGCAGCAGCTTGGCGCGCAGCTCCTGGCCCACGTCGTCCACCATCGCAGGCGGCAGCCGCAGCGCGGTCAGCGCGGGCGCGACGAGCGAGAAGTAGTCCCGCTCGAGCACCTGGGCCGAAAACGCGCTGCCGTGCGCCACACCCACCGCGAGCGCCAGCTCGTGCGCGGCCTCGTCCGACAGCGAGTCGAGCGAAACAGGCAGGCGCGCGAGAGCATCGACGTAGGCCGGCAGCGGCAGCTCGGGATCCACCGACGCGCTGGCGACGAGCGCCTCCAACCGCTCCGCGGCGACGGTCGCGCGGTCGCCACGCTCGCGCTGGTATCGTTCGGTCCAATGCACACGCAGAGTGTACTCGCCCAGGCCGCAGACGGCACCGATGGTCGGCCCGCGGAGCGCTAATGACCTGCCCCGACGAGCTCACGCTGTGGACGCTGGTCTCGGGCGGACTCGACGAGGACGCGCTGGCCTCGCTGGACGCGCACCTGGACGCGTGCGCCGAGTGCCGCGAGCTGGTCGGCGTGCTCGCATCGGGGCAACGACCGGTCCCCGACCTCGATGTGCCGGTCGGGACGCGCCCGATCGGCGCCGCTCTGGGGCGCTTCGTGCTCGAGTCCCTCCTGGGACGTGGCGCGATGGGCGAGGTCTATGCGGCGCGGGACCCCGAGCTCGGGCGCACGGTCGCGCTCAAGGTGCTGCACTCGCTGAGCGACGCGCCAGACGGAAACGCACGTCTCTTGCGCGAGGCGCAGGCGATGGCGCGGCTCACCCATCCCAACGTGATCCAGGTCTACGAAGTGGGCAGCGACGGAGGGGACGCGTACGTCGTGATGGAGCGCGCCGCGACGAACCTACGCGCGTGGCAGGCGCAGCGCCCAACCGCGCGCGAGGTCCTGCGGGCCTACGACGAAGCGGCCGCGGGGCTCGAGGCAGCCCACGCCCACGGTGTCGTGCACCGAGACTTCAAGCCGGAGAATGTCCTGCTGAGCGACGACGGGCTGGCCAAGGTGGCGGACTTCGGCCTCGCGGGAGAGCTCCGGGGAGCGTCACACGCGCTCGACGAGCCAGTCACCACGCTCACCTG from Sandaracinaceae bacterium encodes the following:
- a CDS encoding nuclear transport factor 2 family protein codes for the protein MRVEDTLRIHELLFAYSDAIDQQRFDALADVFTVDADIDFRQTGGPRHQLAEMQVFLAQELARYRRLQHFISNVRVRFDERDATRASARSYVLAQHGYLADGKMRFFQLGGEYEDALSRRDEGWRIAARTLHLRWLDGELPQS
- a CDS encoding IS66 family transposase, whose product is MATKADLESLTGERGELVDKLVAALAERNAELAARDAELAARDAALAAREAKLDAAAAQIAKQAAQYEALREAYMQLQLELKLLKRKIFIASAERADTTQLQLEFETLTQKLDALAGAMGNPSESDDDPSDESGDSNDPEAKKKRRSKSTGRRRVEEMGLRKETVSLTDPHMEKLVDDGLARRLPEPEASHKLGRKPAEYIHVEILRTTYATLPDENGRTELFTADMPPELLPRCLAAPSVLAEVITDKFSKGLPLYRQEQELLFESVSLDRGTMSRWLDQLGSRFNETIVAAMERDALMSAFCIATDATGFAVQPGKLDDGPRRPCRKGHYFVRIADRDHILFNFTERQRSEDVVTLFKGYGGHIQADACSVYNALFRPADPDAPDDELPTEVGCWSHARRKFFEAAFAKLAIGREGLVYLHKIFEVERRCRAGKPPPSTIKARRLQHLAPLIDEFVDFAKQHYEREKKRRGPARAALGYVVRQEGPLRAVLTDGRLRIDNNWSERELRKVVRIRDAALFAGSTKHAENAGAHLTLIASAKLHHLNPREYIRDLIRVLPCWPEDRYLELAPLVWNQTRARLDPAELAAEVGWITVPDPIPLRRPGEESPAEDRA
- the dnaA gene encoding chromosomal replication initiator protein DnaA; its protein translation is MNDLWESTLLRLQKTISPEAFESWIADIEFGGLLDGQLTLRVPNSFQLEWVHNNYESLVLDLCREEARYTNHAAPTAIVWTVDADLQARATAARSAEPAPPPAQRPPLQGANGRPSTPAAGIQVARPSFTSQSSLPQPPPVADLNPMYSFDNFVVGPSNQLAHAASVAVASSPGTRYNPLFIYGGVGLGKTHLVNAIGHTVLANNPGASILYLSAERFTNEFIWSLQNHRIAQFRERYRSGCDVLLMDDIQFLAGREQTQEEFFHTFNALHHANKQIVVTSDVYPQQIPEMEERLISRFQSGMVADVQAPEVDTRVAILQTKAAGEGIQLSQEVAHFLAQVVKSNVRELEGTLTRLAVLAELRSRPIDMELAREATRTVMPQMDQVTSVEDIQRAVCEYFGVRMADLKGKKRTRSVSHPRMIAMYLCRERLGTSYPDLGSRFGGKDHTTVLSAYKKIGRLLEENDDKVLDAITAVDRKLGL
- a CDS encoding ribulose-phosphate 3-epimerase is translated as MPRSSKPLRLAPSVLAADFARLGEEVRSVDEGGAEWIHLDVMDGRFVPNITFGPPVVRALRPVTTKVLDCHLMIVEPERYVEDFAAAGADVITVHAETCPHLHRVLQQIRALGKRAGVSLNPHTDEGCLGYVLDLCDLVLVMSVNPGFGGQSFIPAVLPKLERLRRMIDERELDTDLQVDGGVKVGTARQVVAAGADVLVAGSAVFAASDYAAAMRAIRQDCAE
- a CDS encoding sigma 54-interacting transcriptional regulator, translated to MSVDPAMLTSVFADPGLTSRRLRRSRVTVVSGPNKGAELVVDRERVTVGRSVICDLVLSDKAVSGTHCELVADEKGVLLRDLDSTNGTSVGDLRIREVWLRQGTLFTVGQTQLRFDPLEGSIDIALSGNETFYDLVGTSTRMREIFAVLEKVAPSDLTVLVRGETGTGKELVARAIHRASKRAAQPLVVQDCSAIPRELVESTLFGHERGSFTGASDRHRGSFEQAHGGTIFLDEIGELPLDMQPKLLRVLENREIRRVGGQKTLPVDVRVVAATNRDLRQMVNEGTFREDLYYRLSVVQVELPSLRERPEDIPLLVRGFLDDFAGRRFPGEEREFSATEEAMRRLQAYPWPGNVRELKNTVERAASLADGFELDRSDFVPASQKSPPMTLPGGRAEELVDEGVPFKEAKQRITDAFEASYLKALLDKYGGNITRSAQAAGLTRYHLRELAKRYGVRDTQV
- the tnpB gene encoding IS66 family insertion sequence element accessory protein TnpB, encoding MIPADIEVFVALDPVSLHKSFDTLAGEVQERVGRSPRTGGLFIFFNRRRTALKAIFADGTGLCIFYKRLDRGRFQLPEPIDEGRVVELSEDQLDVLLDGIELPPPRARAKRNTTPSVH
- a CDS encoding sigma-70 family RNA polymerase sigma factor — protein: MHWTERYQRERGDRATVAAERLEALVASASVDPELPLPAYVDALARLPVSLDSLSDEAAHELALAVGVAHGSAFSAQVLERDYFSLVAPALTALRLPPAMVDDVGQELRAKLLLGPTPKLVEYAGRGSLRGLIKVSATRTAISMLRKTRREADAVDDERAADDIDALDPERAILKAQYRPAFRASFERAIRGLGARERNLLRLHFVERVTLPQLASMYGVSRATVVRQLAAAREEVATETKRHLGAQLALPVSELESILDLVRSRFDVSVGGLLRTQDERDG